A portion of the Magnolia sinica isolate HGM2019 chromosome 17, MsV1, whole genome shotgun sequence genome contains these proteins:
- the LOC131230712 gene encoding cold-responsive protein kinase 1-like codes for MDMSRGCLSSFLAWIKRRNEEDSDGYSSAKNIKLFSYEELKAATKSFHASNRIGRGGFGTVYKGTLKNGTEIAVKVLSAESKQGIHEFLTEIDMITSVKHPNLVELIGCCVQGGNRILVYEYVENSSLDRALLGSNIKSIRLDWVSRSAICVGTAKGLAFLHEELEPHIVHRDIKASNILLDRNLVPKIGDFGLAKLFPDNVSHLSTRVAGTAGYLAPEYAMLGQLTKKADIYSFGVLMLEIVSGRSSAKSNWSGIQKFLLEWAWQLYEEGRLLELVDSQLEHCPEEEALRFIKIALFCTQAAAKRRPSMTQVVAMLTKHTKLNDKLLTPPGIIQDLVGTGRCSKATNSSNSQNSSTVELNGPPFTSSPISVTQMNPR; via the exons ATGGACATGAGTCGTGGCTGCCTAAGTTCCTTCCTGGCATGGATAAAACGCCGTAACGAAGAAGACAGTGATG GATATTCGTCAGCCAAGAATATCAAGCTTTTCTCTTACGAAGAACTGAAAGCTGCAACGAAGAGTTTTCATGCTAGCAATAGGATAGGCAGAGGAGGATTTGGAACAGTCTACAAG GGGACCCTTAAGAATGGAACCGAAATTGCCGTGAAGGTGCTCTCTGCTGAATCAAAGCAAGGGATTCATGAATTTTTGACTGAGATAGATATGATTACAAGTGTTAAGCATCCAAACCTTGTTGAGCTAATAGGGTGCTGTGTTCAAGGAGGTAATCGGATTTTGGTCTACGAGTATGTGGAAAACAGCAGCCTTGATCGTGCATTACTAG GTTCGAATATTAAAAGTATTAGACTAGATTGGGTGAGCAGGTCGGCCATTTGTGTAGGCACGGCCAAGGGTCTTGCATTCCTTCACGAAGAGCTTGAGCCACATATCGTGCACAGAGACATCAAAGCCAGTAACATTCTTCTCGACAGGAACCTTGTCCCAAAAATCGGGGACTTTGGTTTGGCTAAGCTCTTCCCAGATAATGTTAGTCACCTGAGTACACGTGTAGCTGGAACAGC TGGTTATCTTGCACCAGAGTACGCAATGCTCGGTCAGTTAACTAAAAAGGCAGACATATACAGCTTTGGGGTCCTCATGCTTGAAATAGTTAGTGGCAGAAGTAGTGCAAAATCAAACTGGTCAGGGATACAGAAATTTCTCTTGGAATGG GCATGGCAGCTCTATGAAGAAGGGAGACTGCTAGAGCTGGTGGATTCACAGCTAGAACATTGCCCAGAAGAGGAAGCCCTCAGATTCATTAAAATAGCCCTCTTCTGCACCCAAGCAGCAGCCAAGCGACGGCCTTCAATGACCCAAGTTGTAGCCATGCTTACAAAACACACCAAACTCAACGACAAGTTGCTGACACCACCAGGCATCATCCAGGACTTGGTGGGGACTGGCAGGTGCTCAAAAGCCACGAATTCCAGCAATTCTCAGAACTCATCAACTGTCGAATTGAATGGCCCACCCTTCACTTCTTCGCCTATAAGTGTCACACAGATGAATCCTAGATGA